The Akkermansia muciniphila genome includes the window GGGCGTATCAATAACCTTCCCGTTCACTTCCACGCGTCCTTCCTCAATCAGTCTGTCAGCCACCCGGCGGGAATCAATGCCGCAGGATGCAAGGAATTTATTAATGCGGATACCTCCGTTTTCTTCGGAGCCATGTTGTTCTTCACTCATATTGGTATAATGTCCGCTATCTCAGCGGATGGTTTTGTATTGTTTGTATTACGGCAATTTGCGCCCCCCAAAAAAAGAGGGAAAGCCTTCTTTGCCGGAAGAAAAAAGCCTCTCGGTTCATAGACATCCGAGAGGCTTCCTGTATTAGGAAAATGACTTGCCGTGCATGACTCCGCCGGGAAACTCTCCGGAGGGGGTAAAAGCAGGCTTAAGCTTCATGCTTGGTCTTCGGCAGGCCGAGGGGGCTTTGGCCCTTCTTCCATTCGCCGCGTTCCTTGAGAAGCTTGACGCGTTCAAAACGCTTCAGGACGGAACGCTTGCCGCCTACGGTACCGGTTGCTTTGAGGCTGGAATGCTTGGACATGATCTTATGTTTTGTAAAAGGTTCAGAAAGGTGCTTTACACCACCCTCGCGGTGGCAGGCGAGGTCTTATAACGGAAGGCCCCGGTCTTGGCAAGAGAAATTTGACGCGGCGGTCAAATATCTCATTCCACGGCATCCTCCGGATGCGCCTTCAGCCACGCCCTCCATAAATCCGGACGGTTCAGCCGCGTACGCTCCAGAGATTTCCCGTGCTTCCACTTTTCAATGGCGGGATGGTTGCCGCCCAGCAGAATGTCCGGAACGGCCATCCCGCGGAACACATTCGGCTTGGTATAGGCGGGCGCCTCCAGAAGGCCGTTGGAAAAAGATTCCTCCACGGAAGAGCGTTCATCCCCCAGCACACCGGGAATCAGGCGCGCTACGGCATCAATCACCACCACGGCGGCAATCGCCCCGTTCGTGAGAATATAATCCCCGATGGACAGCTCCACATCCACCAGCTCTTCCACCACGCGGTGGTCCACCCCCTCATAATGCCCGCAGAGAATGATGAGGTGGCCGCCGGATGCGGCCAGCTCCCCGGCCAGGGACTGATTGAAGGTGCGGCCCTGCGGGGTCATCAGCACCACGCGCGTTTCCGGCCTGCGGAGTTCCTCCACGGCGGCAAAAATGGGTTCCGGTTTCAACAGCATGCCCTGCCCGCCCCCGCAGAGGTAGTCGTCCGTCTTGCGGTGCTTGTCCACCGTCCAGTCACGGATGTTATGGCAGCGCACCTCCACCAGCCCCTTTTCACGGGCCTTACCCAGGATGCTGCCGCCCAGGGGGGCTTCCACCATCTCCGGGAACAGGGAAAGAACGTCAATAATCAGTCCGGCGGCCATAAGAAGGGAAGGAAAACGTCAGCGTTCGCGCTTGTGGCCGCGCAGCATGGCCTCAATAAAGGGGTCCAGGTTGCCGTCCATCACGTCCTGAATGTTGCCGGATTCCACGCCCGTGCGCAAATCCTTCACCATCTGGTAAGGCTGGAAGACGTAGGAACGAATCTGGTTGCCCCAGCCGATGTCCCCCTTTTCACTGTACTGGCGGTCGGCTTCCGCCTGCTTCTTGTCTTCCTCAATCTGGTACAGC containing:
- a CDS encoding small basic protein, translating into MSKHSSLKATGTVGGKRSVLKRFERVKLLKERGEWKKGQSPLGLPKTKHEA
- the trmD gene encoding tRNA (guanosine(37)-N1)-methyltransferase TrmD, translated to MAAGLIIDVLSLFPEMVEAPLGGSILGKAREKGLVEVRCHNIRDWTVDKHRKTDDYLCGGGQGMLLKPEPIFAAVEELRRPETRVVLMTPQGRTFNQSLAGELAASGGHLIILCGHYEGVDHRVVEELVDVELSIGDYILTNGAIAAVVVIDAVARLIPGVLGDERSSVEESFSNGLLEAPAYTKPNVFRGMAVPDILLGGNHPAIEKWKHGKSLERTRLNRPDLWRAWLKAHPEDAVE